The following proteins are encoded in a genomic region of Acidobacteriota bacterium:
- a CDS encoding tetratricopeptide repeat protein: MEKAKQLLDAGDLAGAVDAALDLVRANPTNIQARIFLFELSLFSGDWERAEKQLDVIGHQDANALIGSMIFRQCLRAEKDRMKFFADGLKPGILAPPPSYIEDLLAANNRIREGNSGEARVILDTVEEERPAFSCKVNGNDIEDFRDYNDATMCLFEVIFKDSYTWLPFENINKIEFLPPKSLRDLYWLQAQVDMTNGTSGEMFFPALYCGSWKHDNDVVRLGRMTNWRDIGNDLFTGEGTKLFWMDGKDRSILDIQTIEFQYD, encoded by the coding sequence ATGGAAAAAGCAAAACAACTACTCGACGCCGGCGACCTCGCCGGTGCTGTTGACGCGGCCCTTGACCTCGTTCGGGCGAATCCAACGAACATTCAGGCCCGTATTTTTCTTTTCGAATTGTCGCTTTTCTCCGGCGATTGGGAAAGGGCCGAAAAGCAGTTGGATGTGATCGGCCATCAGGATGCGAACGCGTTGATCGGTTCGATGATCTTCCGTCAGTGCCTTCGTGCTGAAAAGGATCGTATGAAGTTTTTCGCCGATGGACTTAAGCCCGGGATACTTGCACCTCCGCCTTCGTACATTGAAGATCTGCTCGCCGCTAATAACCGCATTCGTGAAGGCAATTCAGGCGAGGCCCGAGTAATTCTTGATACGGTCGAGGAAGAGCGGCCGGCGTTCTCATGCAAAGTCAACGGCAACGACATCGAAGATTTTCGCGATTACAACGATGCGACGATGTGCCTGTTTGAAGTGATATTCAAAGACTCCTACACGTGGCTTCCGTTCGAGAACATCAACAAGATCGAGTTCTTGCCTCCGAAATCGCTCCGCGACCTCTACTGGTTGCAGGCACAAGTCGATATGACCAATGGGACGAGCGGAGAGATGTTCTTCCCCGCACTGTATTGCGGCTCATGGAAGCACGACAATGACGTGGTGCGTTTGGGCAGAATGACTAATTGGCGTGACATCGGCAATGACCTGTTTACGGGTGAAGGCACAAAGCTATTTTGGATGGACGGGAAAGACCGTTCAATACTCGATATACAGACAATAGAATTCCAATATGATTGA
- a CDS encoding DotU family type IV/VI secretion system protein, which translates to MSETTAKNDLVAFAGPIFDLVLRLKAAIVAPSNELRPKIASMLEDFEKRAERYRFNHKIVSVSKFALASFVDEAVLTNNFPLRDEWERNPLQLEYFGEALAGNKFFDKLESMLQQIEVTQDAVEIYYFCMLLGFKGRYGVYEQEKLLAIMQTTANALVKAGKIKQVELSPHWLANDQPEPPKKRGMPTWAKVGALAGLGLAIIAYLVMFLMSANYLQNAIDRLQI; encoded by the coding sequence ATGAGCGAAACGACAGCCAAAAACGACCTTGTCGCATTTGCCGGGCCAATATTTGATTTGGTCCTCAGGCTAAAGGCTGCGATCGTCGCACCGTCGAATGAGCTCAGGCCTAAGATCGCTTCAATGCTTGAGGATTTTGAAAAGCGGGCCGAGCGTTACCGCTTCAACCATAAGATCGTCTCGGTCTCGAAATTTGCGCTCGCATCATTTGTCGATGAGGCGGTTTTGACAAACAACTTTCCATTGCGGGACGAGTGGGAACGCAATCCGCTCCAACTTGAGTATTTTGGTGAGGCTCTCGCCGGCAACAAGTTTTTCGATAAGCTCGAATCAATGCTGCAGCAGATCGAAGTAACACAGGATGCGGTAGAGATCTATTATTTCTGTATGCTGTTAGGTTTTAAGGGAAGATACGGTGTCTACGAACAGGAAAAGCTGCTCGCGATCATGCAGACCACTGCGAATGCTTTGGTCAAGGCAGGAAAGATAAAGCAGGTCGAGCTTTCGCCGCATTGGCTTGCGAATGACCAACCCGAACCTCCAAAGAAGCGCGGAATGCCGACGTGGGCGAAGGTCGGTGCGTTGGCTGGCCTGGGATTGGCGATCATTGCGTATTTGGTGATGTTTTTAATGTCGGCAAACTATCTGCAAAACGCCATCGACCGACTGCAGATCTAA
- a CDS encoding transglycosylase SLT domain-containing protein has protein sequence MSDSEKRQYLEVKAMRIAQIIGNNSSEPIPAAAIEKIKGFADGYASRSKVKPLGGCRFGDNLQVTFERASKNAPFVVRAFNERGVDPRIGLYLAMIESEHCVCLQSPTGPLGMFQFTFSTAKLHFVPNDGVIKGSSPSSPDERCKPEPAARAAASYMKALTGRYGTGPASVPLAIGSYNSGEGGLSSNLQKALDSNTGLPRDFWTLIANGDKLSKQFQAENFKYVPKFFAAAIIGENPQDFGLNLQPVSTYSK, from the coding sequence ATGTCTGACAGCGAGAAAAGACAGTATCTCGAGGTCAAGGCGATGCGGATCGCCCAAATAATCGGCAATAACAGCAGTGAGCCGATTCCTGCGGCGGCGATAGAAAAGATCAAGGGATTTGCCGATGGTTATGCCTCACGGTCAAAGGTAAAGCCACTCGGCGGTTGCCGGTTTGGCGACAATCTTCAAGTGACATTTGAGCGGGCAAGTAAGAATGCTCCGTTTGTTGTGCGGGCGTTTAACGAGCGCGGTGTCGACCCGCGGATCGGGCTTTATTTGGCGATGATCGAATCTGAACACTGTGTTTGCCTGCAGAGTCCAACAGGGCCGTTGGGTATGTTCCAGTTCACCTTTTCGACCGCCAAACTTCATTTTGTGCCGAATGATGGTGTGATCAAGGGTTCCTCGCCATCAAGTCCTGACGAACGATGCAAGCCGGAGCCTGCGGCACGGGCAGCGGCATCGTATATGAAAGCTCTTACCGGTCGATACGGCACCGGCCCCGCAAGCGTTCCGCTCGCCATCGGAAGCTATAACAGCGGCGAGGGCGGCCTAAGTTCGAATCTGCAGAAAGCTCTCGACTCGAACACGGGATTACCCAGAGATTTTTGGACGCTTATCGCAAACGGTGATAAGTTATCAAAGCAGTTTCAAGCGGAGAATTTCAAGTATGTTCCGAAATTCTTCGCGGCCGCAATAATCGGTGAAAACCCTCAGGACTTCGGTCTTAACCTGCAGCCGGTCTCAACATATTCCAAGTAG
- the tssA gene encoding type VI secretion system protein TssA produces MSDELQIPSVIDLDALLQPVSDENPSGESLRYSGLYDEIAEARRADVDVNQGEWQTELKVADHRKVVDIATPALIDQTKDLQIAVWLSEALIKLNGFAGLRDSLKLVAGLQDNFWETLHPEIDEGDMEGRANAIAWLDAQGATAVRTCPITAGAGYGYSDWQDAKRFDFPDNLEMLDSETQAKYSDLKQQAETENRVTSDKWKAALNQTRRTFCEQTNFTIDECWSAFAELNRVIEERYDRNQMPGLSNLHKALDDVHAQAKKLLERKRAEEPDENDSYVPESSGDSVNGEGEVVSSVSGGGGPVRSRPEALKRLGEIAAFFQRTEPHSPVAYLVQRAVKWGNMPLETWLQDVIKDENVLFQLRETLGLGGIAPISSDDGWGTSSESAVEEESTSSNSDEW; encoded by the coding sequence ATGAGCGACGAACTTCAAATTCCGTCCGTGATTGATCTTGACGCACTGCTTCAGCCCGTTTCGGATGAAAATCCGTCGGGCGAGAGCCTGCGTTATTCCGGCCTTTACGACGAGATAGCCGAGGCTCGCCGTGCGGATGTCGATGTCAATCAAGGAGAATGGCAGACCGAACTGAAGGTCGCCGATCATCGAAAGGTTGTCGATATTGCAACACCGGCGTTGATCGATCAAACCAAGGACCTCCAAATTGCCGTATGGCTTTCCGAAGCACTTATCAAATTGAATGGTTTCGCCGGTCTCCGCGACAGCTTAAAACTCGTCGCGGGCCTGCAAGATAACTTCTGGGAAACCTTGCATCCGGAGATCGACGAGGGTGATATGGAAGGCCGTGCGAACGCGATCGCATGGCTCGACGCTCAGGGAGCGACGGCTGTACGCACTTGCCCGATCACAGCCGGAGCCGGCTACGGGTATTCTGATTGGCAGGACGCAAAGCGTTTTGATTTTCCTGACAATCTCGAAATGCTCGATTCAGAGACACAAGCAAAATACAGCGACCTAAAACAGCAGGCCGAAACCGAGAATCGCGTCACTTCGGACAAATGGAAAGCAGCTTTAAATCAAACCCGGCGTACTTTTTGTGAACAGACGAATTTCACTATAGATGAATGCTGGTCCGCATTTGCCGAGTTGAACCGGGTCATTGAGGAAAGGTATGACCGCAATCAAATGCCTGGTCTGTCGAATCTGCACAAGGCACTCGATGATGTTCATGCGCAAGCAAAGAAACTTCTCGAACGAAAGCGAGCCGAAGAGCCGGACGAGAATGATTCGTACGTACCCGAATCCTCAGGTGATTCTGTAAATGGCGAGGGCGAGGTGGTCAGCAGCGTCAGCGGCGGCGGCGGGCCGGTTCGAAGCCGTCCTGAGGCTCTTAAACGCTTAGGTGAGATCGCCGCATTTTTCCAGCGGACGGAACCCCACAGTCCTGTGGCATATCTCGTCCAGCGAGCGGTCAAATGGGGAAATATGCCTCTCGAGACATGGCTGCAAGACGTTATCAAAGACGAAAACGTCCTGTTTCAGTTGCGCGAAACTCTTGGGCTCGGCGGCATCGCACCGATCAGTTCGGATGATGGTTGGGGCACAAGTTCTGAAAGTGCGGTCGAAGAAGAGTCGACAAGTTCAAACAGTGATGAGTGGTAG
- a CDS encoding FHA domain-containing protein, producing the protein MAELLLKYNDPSGVEREITVRSTKFIVGRHSECDLSISDTRLSREHLLVERYGDVFVITDRGSSNGTMLNDERVEEPKAIKHGDRLELGGFELEILILGEDHDKRNPTEAAAAAETTSAAASVASAPTSETAIPRSLFIIAPLLGVFLLVALGIIVYITSKNNNSKIDNSNFEYSIDPEESPKPRKTAEPGGSPSNPGGADTPLNGTTQSDPGNVAIAVPTPANLNDTGKTEANAAAFLRKAAANDPKAFVTGTQAQLISTKIKTIAASPSLAENLSSARKNASAIKSLASAKNLKPQFLAVAAIAKLGNSRGDVLSTAQSMVDELDQLAIQVGNELGEDCLLMMAAYDRGDPMKMRNMLQDLATKSSESSRTIRTIWFLQKNGKITQAEFDLALRFLAIGTIAQNPRDFGVNTDGLGL; encoded by the coding sequence ATGGCTGAACTCTTGCTCAAATATAACGACCCGTCCGGAGTGGAACGTGAGATCACCGTCCGATCGACCAAATTCATTGTCGGGAGGCACTCAGAATGCGATTTGAGCATTTCTGATACGCGACTTTCACGCGAACATTTGTTGGTCGAACGGTACGGCGATGTCTTTGTAATTACGGATCGCGGTTCGAGCAACGGCACGATGCTCAACGACGAGAGGGTCGAGGAACCAAAAGCGATAAAGCATGGCGACCGACTCGAACTCGGAGGTTTTGAGCTCGAAATTCTGATCTTGGGCGAAGATCACGACAAACGGAATCCCACAGAAGCGGCAGCGGCAGCCGAAACAACTTCGGCTGCTGCTTCGGTAGCATCTGCTCCTACTTCTGAAACTGCCATTCCGCGGAGTCTATTTATTATTGCCCCTCTATTAGGTGTTTTCCTGTTGGTGGCCCTTGGCATCATTGTTTACATCACAAGCAAAAATAACAATAGCAAGATCGACAACAGCAATTTTGAATACTCGATCGACCCTGAGGAATCCCCAAAGCCTCGAAAAACAGCGGAACCGGGAGGAAGTCCGTCGAATCCCGGCGGAGCGGATACTCCATTGAATGGAACGACCCAATCAGACCCCGGAAATGTCGCGATAGCGGTTCCGACGCCGGCCAATCTGAACGACACGGGCAAAACGGAGGCAAATGCGGCGGCGTTTCTCCGGAAGGCTGCTGCTAACGACCCCAAGGCCTTCGTTACCGGAACTCAGGCTCAATTAATAAGCACAAAGATCAAAACGATCGCTGCATCGCCATCGCTTGCGGAAAATCTATCCTCCGCACGTAAGAACGCATCGGCGATCAAGTCTCTGGCATCCGCAAAGAATCTGAAGCCGCAGTTTCTCGCGGTGGCTGCGATCGCCAAATTAGGAAACTCGCGAGGGGACGTGCTTTCCACCGCTCAATCAATGGTAGATGAACTTGATCAGCTCGCGATTCAGGTAGGCAACGAACTTGGCGAAGATTGCCTGTTAATGATGGCAGCCTATGACCGCGGCGACCCAATGAAAATGCGCAACATGCTGCAGGATCTCGCTACCAAATCCAGTGAAAGCTCGCGAACCATTCGCACAATTTGGTTTCTACAAAAGAATGGAAAGATCACACAGGCCGAGTTCGATCTTGCACTTCGTTTTTTGGCAATCGGAACAATTGCGCAAAATCCACGTGATTTCGGCGTCAATACCGATGGACTGGGATTATAA
- a CDS encoding YkgJ family cysteine cluster protein, whose protein sequence is MEKGEWITGNIMLRINGEPVEMEMTVPAFPIKPHRMLPVFQQMSSAMVGECIKADEAKGRTVSCKAGCGACCRQAVPISEIEAYQLAELVEAMPEPRRSEVRRRFAHALAHFTEMKWFDELVDIKNLANAGDPDFTPDRFNEVITNYMKQDIPCPFLDDESCSIHPDRPLVCREYLVTSPPENCLAPTDDNIEKVPIFMQPSKALLRVGKTSNSERMSSLMMIEALDFVARFPENFPEKTGPEWAGDFFRELSKKDASMESVPPTPPKIRRSGKKRRK, encoded by the coding sequence ATGGAAAAGGGCGAGTGGATAACCGGAAATATTATGCTTCGGATCAACGGAGAACCGGTCGAGATGGAAATGACCGTTCCGGCATTTCCTATAAAGCCGCATCGGATGCTTCCAGTCTTTCAGCAGATGTCGAGCGCAATGGTCGGCGAGTGCATTAAAGCTGACGAAGCAAAAGGAAGAACCGTTTCGTGCAAAGCCGGCTGCGGTGCGTGTTGTCGTCAGGCAGTGCCTATCTCTGAGATCGAGGCATATCAATTAGCCGAACTCGTTGAGGCAATGCCTGAACCGCGACGAAGCGAAGTAAGGCGGCGGTTTGCTCACGCCCTTGCCCATTTTACGGAGATGAAATGGTTCGATGAGCTCGTTGATATAAAGAACCTCGCAAATGCAGGCGACCCCGATTTTACGCCAGACAGGTTTAACGAGGTGATCACGAACTACATGAAACAGGACATTCCGTGTCCGTTTCTCGACGACGAATCGTGTTCTATACATCCGGATCGTCCGCTCGTTTGCCGTGAATACCTGGTCACCTCGCCTCCGGAAAATTGCTTAGCACCGACCGACGACAACATTGAAAAGGTACCCATTTTCATGCAGCCGTCAAAGGCGTTGTTACGGGTCGGAAAGACGTCGAATTCTGAAAGAATGTCGTCTCTAATGATGATCGAAGCTCTGGACTTTGTTGCTCGTTTTCCCGAAAATTTTCCTGAAAAGACAGGCCCCGAATGGGCCGGTGATTTCTTCCGTGAACTTTCGAAAAAAGACGCATCGATGGAATCTGTTCCGCCAACTCCACCAAAGATCCGCAGAAGCGGAAAGAAGAGACGGAAATAG
- the tssK gene encoding type VI secretion system baseplate subunit TssK: MSKYRKIVWNEGMLLTPHHFQQWDNYHEELLHSRVRTLRPFDYGVVDLQINNEAITNANFQITNCRAIMPDGLVVNVPDTEAVPDMRPVGDHFSAESERLGVHLAVPAMKAGEANYQANGAKASSNLRYLQEGALVRDETSGTNEQPLAYAKSNLRIIFDDELRDGFTSIKIAELTRTPTGQLKIAEDYIPPMLKSGGSPWLANMLQQLVEILITKSGSLGEQRRQRKSGLADFTTSDAGVFWLLHTINSSIPAITHFFHSPLLHPENLYLEMATLAGKLMTFSTEFHPKDLVKYDHDDLYLTFSSLFAQLRELLETVIPSRCVPIPLEKTRDTLYVGRVEDERVLKDAAFYLAVRSQMPEAKLIEGVPRIVKISSRDVIDSVIGSALPGVVLTHANPPPAPIPARIGFKYFHLDGVGPYWDGIKGSKVLAVYVPDEITDVKLEMYAVKP; the protein is encoded by the coding sequence ATGAGCAAATACCGAAAAATTGTCTGGAACGAAGGGATGCTGCTCACGCCGCATCATTTTCAACAGTGGGACAATTACCACGAGGAACTGCTCCATTCGCGCGTTCGCACCCTGCGGCCGTTCGATTACGGAGTCGTCGATTTGCAGATCAATAACGAGGCGATCACGAACGCCAATTTTCAGATCACAAATTGCCGTGCCATAATGCCGGACGGCCTGGTCGTGAACGTTCCTGATACAGAAGCTGTTCCGGATATGCGGCCGGTCGGCGACCACTTTAGTGCTGAATCCGAAAGGCTTGGAGTTCATCTCGCAGTCCCTGCGATGAAAGCCGGCGAGGCGAATTATCAGGCAAATGGTGCAAAGGCGAGCTCGAATCTTCGCTATTTGCAGGAAGGTGCTCTCGTCCGCGACGAGACAAGCGGCACAAATGAGCAGCCGCTTGCATACGCCAAGAGCAACCTGCGAATAATATTCGACGATGAATTGCGCGATGGTTTCACTTCGATCAAGATCGCTGAATTAACACGCACACCTACTGGACAGCTCAAGATCGCCGAAGATTATATTCCGCCGATGCTCAAATCGGGCGGATCACCTTGGCTTGCGAATATGCTGCAGCAATTGGTTGAGATCTTGATCACGAAGAGTGGAAGTCTCGGTGAGCAACGTCGGCAACGGAAATCTGGATTGGCAGATTTTACGACGTCTGACGCCGGAGTTTTCTGGCTGCTCCACACGATCAATTCATCGATCCCCGCGATTACACATTTTTTCCATTCGCCGCTCTTACATCCGGAGAATCTCTATCTCGAAATGGCCACTCTCGCCGGCAAGCTGATGACGTTTTCGACCGAGTTTCATCCCAAGGACTTGGTCAAGTACGATCATGACGATCTATATCTTACATTCAGCAGCTTGTTCGCTCAGCTTCGCGAACTTCTCGAAACTGTTATTCCGAGCCGCTGTGTGCCGATTCCGCTTGAAAAGACACGTGATACGCTCTATGTCGGTCGGGTCGAGGACGAACGAGTGCTCAAAGATGCCGCATTCTATCTTGCCGTAAGATCGCAAATGCCCGAGGCAAAACTTATCGAAGGAGTTCCGCGAATTGTCAAGATCTCGTCACGTGACGTTATCGATTCGGTCATCGGTTCAGCATTGCCGGGCGTGGTATTAACCCACGCTAATCCGCCGCCTGCCCCTATTCCGGCTCGCATCGGCTTTAAGTACTTCCATCTCGACGGCGTCGGTCCGTATTGGGATGGCATCAAGGGATCAAAGGTCTTGGCCGTGTATGTTCCGGACGAGATCACTGATGTAAAACTCGAAATGTATGCGGTCAAACCATAG
- the tssM gene encoding type VI secretion system membrane subunit TssM, protein MSSWHTSQLTYAFGIGGMMSFYGIMGLVAYMLPSNMISTNGRIIFIALVLLTLPFALLFTYLVARRRKRREAAEEAAAANTSAQSDKANPEVDTPAKLKAPSGTYGDLERGIQETVDFLKSSNLGSGSKDAIYSLPWYIVAGTPKSGKSSLVIGSNLNFQTLASQRESEQKIVRPTSNVDWRVTSEAVFIDTAGRYQTEGLDADEWNALLELIRKHRPNRPIDGFILAIDGDKTIKSDERQTEEAAKVLRSRLDEAVQRLKVRFPVYLVFTHSDGIEGFQDSFSVSKNEGRDLVWGATIPLEKSENAQAQFDPEFEVLRDAVMKRRIVRLSAPFSPVRQLRIFNFPLHFGSARRKVGAFISTLFRPNPFSESPFLRGFYFTATAPVKVASNIPVTVGPTFFSQRLFRDVILRDRDLVATFQAQRQKAPIFGWAMTLIGGGFVALLLALSGVSLYNNKQMLDQARDRGDKLLTITKTEAYKDPAKADERSIRGEINATEELRELLVKLDDYERNGAPWYMRMGLYSGNRVYKQHLLKIYMSVIENRYKTATVKKIEGDLRKFADSNPVVNSGKLTDAEETVLGKNYDLLKAYLMLTGPFKDKADPTHISTVLKDHWTTESKIPPDLKLVAGQQLDFWAKQVDRDDDDYRFPRIMQDGKLVDDARKKLQAFPAVFRYYKRKVTEISKIVDDKVGLATVDAILSRNGADVSLIDGNYSVPSAYTKPGFQLMKKAIAEANEKLSEDDWVMGEVGKKDVAQTTDASKLEERYYRDYADHWRAFVKAVNVKPYKNKETAFTALQAFSSANSPIKILLIEIGKNTNLSAKPEVQGWWEWFKSWIFTEENSDTGGSTAPEKEFRPLFTFIGKKEDKENAPVEKYRNEIGKISNAINGISADALKQIAQELANDTDKLGLRKAETAISNLIQGFNETPSSQEVAILIQQPLGNLKTLLGADARTQIGKEWTEVILPAAKEIEKGYPFEDGTAEADLTKLTAFLNPVDGKLSKFYDERLKKYFEESNGALKLKDTAEVKFSEEFIAYLNNAFALRKALFGTGATPKFEYEFAFKPGKDAIIEIVIDGQKITSEGTASIKGTFPAPASAETGVIMSIAGSAPATTSAPPPVSTSTPSSGTKPTVSDTSGASLKFPGNWGLFRFVDAGKAAKQAGGEYSLGYSVGGKAISATIKPSGGDLLDKNVFRQVKAPQTFLK, encoded by the coding sequence ATGAGCAGCTGGCACACAAGCCAATTAACATATGCCTTCGGTATCGGCGGCATGATGTCGTTTTACGGCATTATGGGGCTTGTTGCCTATATGCTGCCATCAAACATGATCAGCACCAACGGGCGGATCATTTTTATTGCTCTTGTACTGCTCACGCTTCCATTCGCTTTGCTGTTTACCTACCTGGTCGCGCGCAGACGGAAGAGACGGGAAGCTGCTGAAGAGGCTGCGGCTGCAAACACTTCGGCACAATCTGACAAAGCGAACCCGGAGGTTGATACTCCGGCAAAGCTCAAGGCCCCGAGCGGCACCTATGGCGACCTTGAACGCGGGATCCAGGAAACGGTTGATTTTCTCAAGTCCTCGAATCTCGGTTCGGGCAGCAAGGACGCCATCTATTCTTTGCCATGGTATATCGTTGCCGGAACACCGAAATCAGGTAAGAGTTCGCTCGTTATCGGTTCGAATCTCAATTTTCAGACACTCGCCAGTCAGCGCGAATCCGAGCAGAAGATCGTCCGCCCAACCTCGAATGTTGACTGGAGAGTGACAAGCGAAGCGGTCTTCATTGACACCGCAGGACGCTACCAAACAGAAGGTTTGGACGCCGACGAATGGAACGCACTACTCGAATTGATCCGTAAACACCGTCCCAATCGCCCGATCGACGGTTTCATCCTCGCGATCGACGGTGACAAAACGATCAAGTCCGACGAACGTCAGACCGAAGAAGCGGCGAAGGTCCTTCGAAGCCGTTTGGATGAGGCTGTGCAACGATTGAAAGTGCGATTTCCTGTCTATTTGGTGTTTACACACAGCGACGGGATCGAGGGTTTTCAGGATTCGTTCTCGGTATCAAAGAACGAGGGCAGAGACCTTGTTTGGGGAGCTACGATTCCACTTGAAAAAAGCGAGAACGCACAGGCCCAGTTTGATCCGGAATTCGAAGTTCTCCGGGATGCCGTGATGAAGCGACGCATCGTGCGGCTTTCAGCTCCTTTTTCTCCGGTCAGGCAGCTCAGGATCTTTAATTTTCCATTGCATTTCGGTTCGGCGAGGAGAAAGGTCGGTGCATTTATTTCGACGCTTTTTCGCCCCAATCCATTTAGCGAAAGCCCGTTTCTTCGTGGCTTTTACTTCACTGCCACTGCTCCGGTCAAGGTTGCGTCAAACATACCGGTTACGGTAGGCCCGACATTTTTTTCACAAAGGCTTTTCCGCGATGTGATTTTGCGTGACCGTGATCTTGTCGCAACCTTCCAGGCTCAGAGGCAAAAAGCTCCAATCTTCGGCTGGGCGATGACACTGATCGGCGGGGGCTTCGTCGCACTGCTTTTGGCTCTCTCTGGTGTGTCTCTCTACAACAACAAGCAAATGCTCGATCAGGCCCGCGATCGAGGTGATAAACTACTGACGATCACCAAAACCGAGGCCTACAAAGACCCTGCGAAAGCTGATGAACGATCGATCCGTGGAGAGATCAACGCCACCGAAGAGCTTCGCGAACTGCTGGTAAAACTCGATGATTACGAGCGAAATGGAGCACCTTGGTATATGCGAATGGGCTTGTATTCGGGAAACCGTGTTTACAAACAGCATCTGCTCAAGATCTACATGTCGGTGATCGAAAACCGCTATAAAACGGCGACGGTCAAAAAGATAGAAGGTGACCTGCGTAAATTTGCCGATTCAAATCCGGTCGTAAATTCTGGAAAGCTGACCGACGCGGAAGAGACTGTTCTCGGTAAGAACTATGACTTGCTTAAGGCCTACCTAATGCTCACGGGCCCGTTCAAGGACAAAGCGGATCCGACACACATCTCGACCGTTCTCAAGGATCATTGGACGACCGAATCAAAAATACCCCCTGATCTCAAGCTCGTTGCCGGCCAGCAACTCGATTTCTGGGCAAAACAGGTCGATCGTGATGACGATGATTATCGATTCCCTCGGATAATGCAGGACGGTAAATTGGTGGATGATGCCCGCAAGAAACTTCAAGCATTTCCTGCTGTCTTTCGTTATTACAAGCGAAAGGTCACCGAGATAAGCAAGATCGTTGACGACAAGGTCGGGCTGGCGACTGTTGATGCGATCCTTTCGAGGAATGGGGCAGACGTCAGCCTGATCGACGGCAACTATTCCGTGCCAAGCGCGTACACTAAGCCGGGCTTTCAGTTGATGAAAAAGGCGATCGCTGAGGCGAACGAAAAACTCAGCGAGGACGATTGGGTGATGGGTGAAGTCGGCAAGAAAGATGTCGCTCAAACAACCGATGCATCCAAGCTCGAAGAACGTTATTATCGCGACTATGCTGATCACTGGCGAGCATTTGTTAAGGCTGTCAATGTCAAGCCCTACAAGAATAAAGAAACTGCATTTACTGCATTACAGGCCTTTTCATCGGCAAATTCGCCGATAAAGATCCTTCTTATCGAGATCGGTAAGAATACCAATCTGTCGGCAAAGCCTGAGGTTCAGGGCTGGTGGGAATGGTTCAAAAGTTGGATATTTACTGAGGAAAATAGCGACACCGGCGGAAGCACTGCACCTGAGAAGGAGTTCCGGCCATTGTTTACCTTCATCGGGAAGAAAGAAGATAAGGAAAATGCTCCAGTTGAGAAATATCGGAACGAGATCGGCAAAATATCAAATGCTATTAATGGTATTTCGGCTGATGCCTTGAAGCAAATTGCTCAGGAACTGGCAAACGATACCGACAAACTTGGATTGCGAAAAGCAGAAACGGCGATCTCGAATCTAATTCAGGGCTTTAATGAAACGCCGTCGTCGCAGGAAGTCGCGATATTGATCCAGCAGCCCCTTGGCAATCTCAAAACGCTGCTAGGCGCCGATGCTCGTACTCAGATCGGAAAGGAATGGACGGAAGTGATCTTACCGGCTGCTAAAGAGATCGAGAAAGGCTATCCGTTCGAAGACGGCACCGCCGAGGCCGATCTAACTAAATTGACCGCATTCCTTAATCCGGTTGACGGTAAATTGTCCAAGTTTTATGACGAACGGTTGAAGAAGTATTTTGAAGAATCGAATGGTGCCCTGAAGTTGAAAGATACCGCCGAAGTTAAGTTCAGCGAAGAGTTTATTGCCTATTTGAATAATGCATTTGCTCTGCGAAAAGCTCTGTTTGGAACCGGTGCGACACCGAAGTTCGAGTATGAATTTGCATTCAAGCCCGGCAAGGATGCCATCATTGAAATCGTCATTGATGGTCAAAAAATAACTTCCGAGGGAACTGCGTCGATCAAGGGAACGTTCCCGGCTCCGGCGTCAGCGGAGACGGGTGTGATAATGAGCATTGCCGGATCGGCACCGGCGACTACCTCCGCACCGCCGCCTGTAAGTACTTCGACCCCCTCATCGGGCACCAAACCGACCGTATCCGACACAAGCGGGGCGTCGCTAAAGTTCCCGGGTAATTGGGGTCTGTTCCGCTTTGTTGATGCCGGCAAGGCAGCGAAACAGGCTGGCGGTGAATATTCATTAGGCTACTCTGTCGGTGGCAAGGCCATCTCGGCGACCATCAAGCCCAGCGGTGGCGATCTTTTAGACAAGAATGTTTTCCGGCAGGTCAAAGCACCTCAGACATTTTTGAAATAG